From one Pirellulales bacterium genomic stretch:
- a CDS encoding PQQ-binding-like beta-propeller repeat protein produces MRHRFSAVCGLLVILGIAGCGESANEPAKQVAQSTPPNAPAKTPADEIVPPPKPAKVETVPPEVPPTKPDTAVTPKTLPAETNPITPAETKPAETKPAETKPAETRPVESKPVESKPAETKPAETKPAETKPAETKPGEGAPGETHVAGDPLDWPNWRGPEQNGVSRETGLIDHWNPETGENVLWKNDTAGGISSPIIMRGKVYMINRYKPGTHEDGEQVICLDAQTGKEIWHNRHNMFLSDVPAERIGWASCVGDPATGRVYSLGTNGLAQCFDGDTGHEIWSHSLQEEFGGISVYGGRTNIPVVFDDMVMISCVTVGWGDKSLPAHRFLGLDKNTGEVRWYNGTTPLPEDTTFSTPFLTVLENQPEMIFGSSDGAVWSFQPRTGQPIWHFKMSRRGLSVSPLVVGKTIYMAQNEENLDNVTQGMLTAFRGVGKGDITQDAPIWHLRGVMAGKSSPILVDGRIYQSDDQNNLYIVDAATGKLVKQVKLIGEIVRGSPLFADGKIYLCSTTAWHCFRPTAKGVEVVQKMRLPTDDEVSASVVVSHGRLYLATNARLYCLGKKDQKPAATPIPPRPAEPPSADDKTPAEVQVVPAELLMTSGGEQQFHIRLFNSRGQFLRDAPTASFTLAGPGKIDDAGLYKADNNAEHTATIVTAKVGDIKGTARIRVVPPLPWKFDFQKIPLAANAKGVKVGEPPITWVGASHRNVVRELDGRKVLVKVNTIPKGTRSQSWMGPINLHDYTVQADVRASGEGEKIPDIGLIGQRYTLAMLGADQELQIRYWPPQVATQFSETVPFKWKPKTWYTIKFRASLVDGKAILKGKVWPRDDKEPDAWTIEATDKLPNVEGSPGLFGDATNKPEIYYDNVQVYPNSDTAKTAATP; encoded by the coding sequence ATGCGACACCGTTTCTCTGCCGTTTGCGGCCTGCTCGTGATCCTTGGCATTGCTGGTTGCGGTGAATCCGCCAACGAACCAGCCAAGCAAGTTGCCCAGTCCACTCCACCAAATGCCCCGGCGAAAACTCCCGCGGATGAAATCGTCCCGCCCCCCAAGCCGGCAAAGGTCGAGACAGTGCCGCCCGAGGTTCCGCCCACGAAGCCGGACACCGCCGTAACGCCGAAGACTCTCCCGGCCGAAACCAATCCCATCACGCCGGCAGAGACCAAGCCGGCAGAGACCAAGCCGGCAGAGACCAAGCCGGCAGAGACCAGGCCTGTCGAATCAAAGCCTGTCGAATCAAAGCCTGCAGAAACGAAGCCTGCAGAAACGAAGCCTGCAGAAACGAAGCCTGCAGAAACGAAGCCCGGCGAAGGGGCTCCCGGCGAAACCCATGTCGCCGGCGATCCGCTGGATTGGCCCAATTGGCGCGGGCCCGAGCAAAACGGCGTCTCCCGCGAAACCGGCCTGATCGACCACTGGAATCCGGAAACCGGCGAAAACGTTCTCTGGAAAAATGACACCGCTGGCGGCATTTCCTCGCCCATCATCATGCGAGGAAAGGTCTACATGATTAATCGCTACAAGCCGGGCACGCATGAAGACGGCGAACAAGTGATTTGCCTCGACGCCCAGACCGGCAAAGAAATCTGGCACAATCGCCACAACATGTTTTTGTCCGACGTGCCGGCGGAGCGCATCGGCTGGGCCAGTTGCGTCGGCGATCCGGCGACCGGCCGGGTCTATTCGTTGGGCACCAACGGTTTGGCGCAATGTTTCGACGGCGACACGGGCCATGAAATCTGGTCGCATTCGTTGCAAGAAGAATTCGGCGGCATCAGTGTCTATGGCGGCCGCACCAATATTCCCGTCGTTTTCGACGATATGGTGATGATCAGTTGCGTCACGGTGGGTTGGGGCGATAAGTCGCTGCCGGCCCATCGTTTCTTGGGCTTGGACAAAAACACCGGCGAAGTTCGCTGGTACAACGGCACCACGCCGCTTCCCGAGGATACGACGTTCAGCACGCCCTTCTTGACGGTGCTCGAAAATCAGCCCGAGATGATTTTCGGTTCCAGCGATGGGGCCGTCTGGTCGTTTCAACCGCGCACCGGCCAGCCGATCTGGCATTTCAAGATGTCGCGGCGCGGATTGAGCGTTTCGCCGTTGGTCGTCGGCAAGACAATCTACATGGCCCAGAATGAAGAGAATCTCGACAACGTCACGCAAGGCATGCTGACTGCATTCCGCGGTGTCGGCAAAGGCGATATCACGCAAGATGCCCCGATTTGGCATTTGCGAGGCGTGATGGCCGGCAAGAGTTCGCCGATCCTCGTCGACGGCCGAATCTATCAGTCCGACGATCAAAACAATCTCTACATCGTCGACGCGGCCACCGGCAAACTGGTCAAGCAGGTCAAGTTGATCGGCGAGATCGTTCGCGGCAGCCCGCTGTTCGCCGACGGCAAAATCTATCTTTGCTCGACGACCGCCTGGCATTGCTTCCGGCCGACGGCCAAGGGGGTCGAGGTGGTGCAGAAGATGCGTTTGCCGACCGACGACGAAGTGTCGGCGTCGGTGGTTGTCTCGCACGGCCGGCTCTATCTGGCCACGAATGCCCGCCTCTATTGCCTCGGCAAAAAGGATCAGAAACCGGCGGCCACGCCAATTCCGCCGCGGCCTGCCGAGCCGCCATCGGCCGACGACAAAACGCCGGCCGAGGTGCAAGTCGTGCCGGCCGAGTTGTTGATGACTTCCGGCGGAGAACAGCAATTCCACATCCGGCTCTTCAACAGCCGCGGCCAATTCCTTCGTGATGCGCCGACCGCGAGCTTCACGCTCGCTGGTCCGGGCAAGATCGACGACGCCGGTTTATACAAGGCCGACAACAATGCCGAGCACACGGCGACGATCGTCACCGCGAAGGTCGGCGATATCAAGGGTACAGCGCGAATTCGCGTTGTGCCGCCGCTGCCCTGGAAGTTCGACTTCCAGAAAATTCCGCTCGCGGCGAATGCCAAGGGCGTAAAGGTCGGTGAGCCGCCGATCACTTGGGTCGGCGCGAGCCATCGCAACGTGGTTCGCGAGCTCGATGGCCGCAAGGTGCTCGTGAAAGTGAACACGATTCCCAAAGGGACGCGCAGCCAAAGCTGGATGGGCCCGATCAACCTGCACGACTACACCGTCCAGGCCGATGTCCGCGCGTCTGGCGAAGGCGAAAAGATTCCCGATATCGGCCTGATCGGCCAGCGCTATACGCTGGCAATGCTCGGTGCCGATCAGGAATTGCAGATTCGCTATTGGCCGCCGCAAGTGGCCACACAGTTTTCGGAGACGGTCCCGTTCAAGTGGAAGCCAAAGACGTGGTATACGATCAAATTTCGCGCTTCGCTGGTCGATGGCAAGGCGATCTTGAAGGGGAAAGTCTGGCCGCGCGATGATAAGGAGCCCGACGCCTGGACGATCGAAGCGACCGACAAATTGCCGAATGTCGAGGGAAGCCCCGGTTTATTCGGCGACGCCACGAACAAGCCCGAAATTTACTACGACAACGTGCAGGTATACCCCAATTCAGACACCGCCAAGACCGCAGCCACCCCGTAG
- a CDS encoding PQQ-binding-like beta-propeller repeat protein — MSRTIWRFRKFIFPIGAVAAIVAMTIAGARGAQKDVDKASDPAATSNSATPANATATKEAAKPESPAKGAASNDEKLPIDPVASQIKSGDWNQWGGSSIRDNTPTGKNIPTDWNVGSFDDQTGAWKKEGAKNIRWAARLGSQSYGNPIVANGKVFIGTNNGSGYLKRYPPAVDLGVLLCFNQDDGKFLWQDSSEKLPTGRVNDWPLQGICSTPLAEGRRLWYVTSRGEVKCLDVDKRKAGTTDEPAVIWTLDMMKTLGVSQHNMAACSVTDAGDILFVNTGNGVDEAHIKLPSPFAPSFIAVDKNTGKVLWTDNTPGKNVLHGQWSSPSWAVLGGVPQVIFGAGDGYVYSFLGTAENVDGHPKLLWKFDCNPKESKYVLGGQSTRNHIIGTPVIYDGLVYVGVGEDPEHGEGNGHFWCIDPTKRGDVSPELAYNVKDLEHPILHVNRNQAVRTELGEVARPNANSAAVWHYAGFDANGDGKLDFTETMHRTIGTATIKNNLLFIADFSGVLHCLDAKTGKPHWAYDMLAACWGSACIVEDKVYIGNEDGSVFIFKLSPKMELLSKDSDGKPGGISMGSAVYSTPIVADNVLYISNKNYLFAIQAPPQVAQQ, encoded by the coding sequence ATGAGCCGAACCATTTGGCGTTTTCGAAAATTCATCTTCCCGATCGGCGCCGTTGCGGCGATCGTTGCCATGACGATTGCCGGCGCCCGCGGCGCACAAAAGGATGTCGATAAAGCATCCGATCCCGCGGCCACTTCAAACTCCGCTACGCCCGCAAACGCGACCGCCACGAAAGAGGCGGCCAAGCCAGAGTCGCCAGCAAAGGGCGCCGCTTCCAACGATGAGAAACTCCCCATCGACCCGGTCGCCTCGCAAATCAAGTCCGGCGATTGGAACCAATGGGGCGGCTCGTCGATCCGCGACAACACGCCCACCGGCAAGAATATTCCGACCGATTGGAACGTCGGCTCGTTCGACGATCAAACCGGCGCGTGGAAAAAGGAAGGCGCGAAGAATATCCGCTGGGCCGCTCGCCTCGGCTCCCAGAGCTACGGCAATCCGATCGTGGCCAATGGCAAGGTGTTCATCGGCACCAACAACGGCTCCGGCTATCTGAAGCGCTATCCGCCGGCCGTCGATTTGGGAGTGCTGCTGTGCTTCAACCAAGACGACGGAAAATTTCTCTGGCAAGACTCGAGCGAAAAGCTCCCCACCGGCCGCGTGAACGACTGGCCCCTGCAAGGCATCTGCTCCACCCCGTTGGCCGAAGGGCGCCGCTTGTGGTACGTCACCAGCCGCGGCGAAGTGAAATGCCTCGACGTCGACAAGCGCAAAGCAGGCACGACCGACGAACCGGCCGTGATCTGGACGCTCGACATGATGAAGACGCTCGGCGTCTCGCAGCACAATATGGCCGCCTGCTCGGTGACCGACGCCGGCGACATTCTGTTCGTCAACACTGGCAACGGCGTCGACGAAGCCCATATCAAGCTCCCCTCGCCGTTTGCCCCGAGTTTCATTGCCGTCGACAAGAACACGGGCAAAGTGCTTTGGACCGACAACACGCCCGGCAAGAACGTGCTCCACGGCCAATGGTCGAGCCCATCGTGGGCCGTGCTCGGCGGCGTGCCGCAAGTGATCTTCGGCGCCGGCGACGGCTATGTGTATAGCTTCTTGGGCACCGCCGAAAACGTCGATGGCCACCCGAAGCTGCTCTGGAAATTCGATTGTAACCCGAAGGAGTCGAAATACGTTCTTGGCGGCCAGTCGACGCGCAACCACATCATCGGCACTCCGGTGATCTACGACGGCCTGGTCTATGTCGGCGTCGGCGAAGATCCGGAACACGGCGAAGGGAACGGCCATTTCTGGTGCATCGACCCGACCAAGCGCGGCGACGTGAGCCCCGAATTGGCCTACAACGTGAAAGACCTCGAGCATCCGATCCTGCACGTCAACCGCAATCAGGCCGTCCGCACCGAGCTCGGCGAAGTCGCCCGGCCCAATGCGAACTCGGCCGCGGTGTGGCACTATGCCGGCTTCGATGCGAACGGCGATGGCAAGCTCGATTTCACCGAAACGATGCACCGCACGATCGGCACCGCCACGATCAAAAACAATCTGCTCTTCATCGCCGATTTCAGCGGCGTATTGCATTGCCTTGATGCAAAGACGGGCAAGCCCCATTGGGCCTACGACATGCTCGCCGCCTGCTGGGGATCGGCCTGCATCGTGGAAGATAAGGTGTATATCGGCAATGAAGACGGCTCGGTGTTCATCTTCAAGCTCTCGCCGAAAATGGAATTGCTCTCGAAGGATTCCGACGGCAAGCCGGGCGGCATCAGCATGGGCAGCGCCGTCTACAGCACGCCGATCGTTGCCGACAACGTGCTTTACATCTCGAACAAAAACTACTTGTTCGCGATCCAAGCCCCGCCGCAAGTCGCCCAGCAATAA
- the truB gene encoding tRNA pseudouridine(55) synthase TruB: protein MSFGLLNLRKPARVTSADVVGWLKRVVRPDKIGHAGTLDPLAEGVLVVAVGSATRLIEYVQRMPKRYWATFLLGRRSPSDDVELDAELLLDPPVPNLAELEQAAAGFVGEIQQRPPNFSAVKIGGRRAYELARAGRSVELAPRPVTIHSLRIAEYDYPRVVLDIRCGSGTYVRSLGRDLAESLATAAVMSNLVRTEIGPFHLAAAADPRSITRENLAAALLPALQAVASLPVVRLGDDEATAVLHGLSLPADRQRPQELLPGDECAAVDAAGELTAILRMRPDGSLWPVCNLRQA, encoded by the coding sequence GTGTCATTTGGGTTGTTGAATCTGCGTAAACCGGCACGGGTCACTTCCGCGGACGTGGTCGGGTGGCTGAAGCGCGTCGTGCGGCCCGATAAGATCGGCCATGCCGGAACGCTCGATCCGCTGGCCGAGGGTGTGCTGGTCGTTGCGGTCGGCTCGGCCACGCGGCTCATCGAATACGTGCAGCGCATGCCGAAGCGCTATTGGGCCACGTTTCTTCTCGGCCGCCGCAGCCCATCCGACGATGTCGAGCTCGATGCCGAATTGCTTTTGGATCCGCCGGTGCCGAACCTCGCCGAGCTCGAGCAGGCCGCGGCCGGGTTTGTCGGCGAGATCCAGCAGCGGCCTCCCAACTTTTCGGCCGTGAAAATCGGCGGACGCCGGGCCTACGAACTAGCCCGGGCTGGACGCAGCGTCGAACTCGCTCCGCGGCCGGTGACGATCCACAGCCTGCGAATCGCCGAATACGATTATCCGCGCGTCGTCCTCGATATTCGCTGCGGATCGGGAACTTATGTTCGCTCGCTGGGGCGAGATTTGGCGGAATCGCTCGCCACGGCGGCGGTGATGTCGAATCTGGTGCGGACCGAAATCGGGCCATTCCACTTGGCCGCCGCCGCAGACCCACGCTCGATCACGCGCGAAAATCTCGCCGCGGCCCTGTTGCCGGCATTGCAAGCCGTCGCATCGCTGCCGGTCGTCCGGCTGGGCGACGATGAGGCGACCGCCGTGCTTCACGGCCTGAGCTTGCCGGCCGATCGCCAGCGACCGCAAGAACTTCTGCCGGGCGACGAATGCGCGGCCGTCGACGCCGCCGGCGAACTGACGGCCATCCTCCGCATGCGCCCCGACGGCTCGCTTTGGCCGGTTTGCAATCTCAGGCAGGCATGA
- a CDS encoding multiheme c-type cytochrome → MLRKTIAAAAAFAATLFFSLGCPRPDANQDAKPQPNASSGSLEQSTRQPAAPAHVASESSPPATLIKPNPGPSAGAAANDPPFKNWPRPKAVIVCSGMQMGYIEPCGCSGLENQKGGLSRRANFLNKLAADGWAVETVDVGGQIERFGKQAELKFLATSDALKTMHYTAIGFGPDDLKLPAESLTLAVTDLKQADSPFVSANVALFDFSQGLTPRFRVSTVGGIKIGVTSILGDAEQKAINNPDVAFKPAQAALAEVVPQMKKAGAERMLLLAQASKDETLQLVKQFPEFDFVVVSYGAPVPPPQPDTAPDAKTRLIEVSQKAEYVNVVGLFDDAEHPVRFERVALDAHWGESRDMKRVMADYQEQLKTLGLAGLNVTPEKQPSGWTYAGSQACADCHTKAFAVWEKTPHAKALDTLAKLNPPRNFDPQCLSCHVTGWDPQRFRPFEGGYESMQKTPQLAHNGCENCHGPGSEHVAIESGTKTVDDKERDRLRAAMHVSMADAEQGCIRCHDGDNSLNFNFKTYWPKVAHKGKD, encoded by the coding sequence ATGCTTCGAAAAACCATTGCGGCAGCGGCGGCATTTGCGGCGACGCTGTTCTTTTCGCTCGGCTGTCCGCGGCCGGATGCCAATCAAGACGCGAAGCCACAGCCGAACGCGAGTTCCGGTAGTTTGGAGCAATCTACGCGGCAGCCGGCGGCGCCGGCGCATGTAGCCAGCGAGTCTTCCCCGCCCGCAACGCTCATCAAGCCGAACCCTGGTCCGTCGGCCGGCGCGGCGGCCAATGATCCGCCGTTCAAGAACTGGCCCCGCCCGAAGGCCGTCATCGTTTGCAGCGGCATGCAAATGGGCTATATCGAGCCCTGCGGCTGCTCCGGCTTGGAGAATCAAAAGGGAGGGCTTAGCCGGCGGGCAAACTTCTTGAATAAACTGGCGGCCGACGGCTGGGCCGTCGAAACCGTCGACGTCGGCGGTCAGATCGAGCGATTCGGCAAACAGGCCGAATTGAAATTCCTGGCCACCTCCGATGCGCTCAAAACGATGCACTACACGGCCATCGGATTCGGGCCAGACGATTTGAAATTGCCGGCCGAATCGCTCACCCTCGCCGTAACGGATCTCAAGCAAGCCGACAGCCCGTTCGTGTCGGCAAATGTCGCCCTGTTCGATTTCAGCCAAGGATTGACGCCGCGCTTCCGTGTCAGCACGGTCGGCGGAATCAAAATCGGCGTTACTTCGATTCTCGGCGACGCCGAGCAGAAGGCGATCAACAATCCCGACGTGGCTTTCAAGCCGGCCCAAGCGGCGCTGGCCGAAGTCGTGCCGCAGATGAAAAAAGCGGGGGCCGAGCGGATGCTGCTGTTGGCGCAGGCGTCGAAGGACGAAACACTCCAATTGGTGAAGCAATTTCCGGAATTCGATTTCGTCGTCGTCAGCTACGGAGCGCCGGTCCCTCCGCCGCAGCCCGACACGGCCCCCGACGCGAAAACGCGGCTGATCGAAGTCAGCCAGAAGGCCGAGTATGTGAACGTCGTCGGCTTGTTCGACGACGCGGAACATCCCGTGCGATTCGAGCGCGTCGCACTCGACGCTCATTGGGGCGAATCGCGCGACATGAAGCGCGTGATGGCCGATTATCAGGAGCAGCTCAAAACACTCGGGCTAGCCGGCCTGAATGTTACGCCCGAGAAACAGCCGAGCGGTTGGACCTATGCGGGCTCGCAGGCCTGCGCCGATTGCCACACGAAGGCTTTTGCGGTGTGGGAAAAAACGCCGCATGCCAAAGCGCTCGACACTCTGGCAAAGCTCAATCCGCCGCGCAATTTCGATCCGCAATGCTTGAGCTGCCATGTGACCGGTTGGGATCCGCAACGGTTCCGGCCGTTCGAAGGGGGCTACGAGAGCATGCAAAAAACGCCGCAATTGGCCCACAACGGCTGCGAAAATTGCCACGGCCCGGGCTCCGAACACGTGGCCATCGAGTCGGGCACGAAAACCGTTGACGATAAAGAGCGCGACCGGCTCCGCGCCGCGATGCACGTCTCCATGGCCGACGCCGAACAAGGCTGCATCCGTTGCCACGACGGCGACAACAGCCTGAATTTCAACTTCAAAACCTATTGGCCGAAAGTCGCCCACAAAGGGAAAGACTGA
- a CDS encoding DUF1573 domain-containing protein — protein MRVWIIAGAALLVGIVGGWFWTVAELGLRPSGGERIQWGWPASPLTSPALALPGHEPKLVLENDEFNFGSIELGGKGRHAFVFKNVGRGPLVLTKGETSCVCTLSKIDHPNVAPGGSTIVEVEWHPKSRGPFRQSAQVLTNDPARQRLELTVYGNVVSSYLQAPETIVFSSIAPNRSETAESRVYSFDSDHLAVEDPQWSDKSLAKFFDLALTPLTADQLKEEEGAKSGVLVYVTVKPGLPAGAFAERIRFQLNTPGNPQLQLAIEGHIASQVELQGGPEWDAARGILMLDQVRSREGAKAVLYLMIRGDALKQADFRVAKVVPTTLKATVGKLQKLKADVGRVPLTIEIPPGTPSEDHLGTPIAPLARIFLDTGLPDNKQMQILVRYAIEE, from the coding sequence ATGCGAGTCTGGATTATTGCAGGCGCCGCGCTGCTCGTCGGCATCGTCGGCGGATGGTTTTGGACCGTCGCGGAGTTGGGGCTTCGGCCGAGCGGCGGCGAGCGCATCCAGTGGGGTTGGCCCGCGTCGCCGCTCACTTCGCCGGCTCTCGCGCTGCCGGGCCATGAACCCAAGCTGGTCTTGGAAAACGATGAGTTCAATTTCGGCAGCATCGAACTCGGCGGCAAGGGGCGACATGCGTTCGTGTTCAAGAATGTCGGCCGTGGGCCGCTGGTTCTGACCAAGGGTGAAACCAGTTGTGTTTGCACGCTATCGAAAATCGATCATCCCAACGTCGCGCCCGGCGGCTCGACGATAGTCGAAGTCGAATGGCATCCGAAGTCGCGCGGCCCATTTCGGCAAAGCGCCCAGGTGCTGACCAACGACCCGGCGCGGCAGAGACTCGAATTGACCGTCTACGGCAACGTCGTGTCAAGCTATCTGCAGGCGCCAGAGACGATTGTTTTCTCTAGCATCGCGCCCAATCGAAGCGAGACGGCCGAATCGCGCGTGTATTCGTTCGATAGCGACCATCTGGCTGTCGAGGATCCGCAATGGTCGGACAAATCGTTGGCGAAGTTTTTCGACCTCGCCCTAACGCCCCTGACGGCGGACCAGCTAAAGGAGGAAGAAGGGGCAAAAAGCGGCGTGCTGGTGTATGTCACCGTCAAACCCGGCTTGCCCGCAGGGGCATTTGCCGAGAGAATCCGCTTTCAATTGAACACGCCCGGCAATCCTCAGTTGCAATTGGCCATCGAAGGGCACATTGCTAGCCAGGTGGAATTACAAGGGGGACCGGAGTGGGATGCCGCGCGGGGAATTTTGATGCTGGATCAGGTGCGGTCGCGCGAAGGGGCGAAAGCGGTGCTGTACCTGATGATTCGCGGCGATGCACTCAAACAGGCTGATTTTCGGGTCGCCAAGGTGGTGCCGACGACGCTTAAAGCGACCGTGGGAAAGTTGCAGAAATTGAAGGCCGACGTCGGACGCGTGCCGCTGACGATCGAAATTCCGCCCGGCACGCCTTCGGAAGACCATTTAGGCACCCCGATCGCCCCATTGGCGCGCATTTTTCTCGACACCGGTTTGCCCGACAACAAACAGATGCAGATTTTGGTGCGTTACGCGATCGAGGAATAG
- a CDS encoding O-antigen ligase family protein, with translation MARRHRKQQRDIATPASGQASWAEASPGAAAGSGDRFRHLLLALAAAILVARPLVPSDGGPWIGDGQVAAALWIALAALWVVQSLSRPRLQVRFGWIDAAAVAFSGWWSVAALRGAVHSAPRPSINMLWEGVATLLAFLLLRQLVEPAAFFDAAIANEHVDASTGKASGTRQDAPGQSRTTQTRARQNSGRETRAMVAVMIAVGMMLAVAALYQYVVTMPANRQRFVEHPEAMFREAQMDVPAPGTQAYRSFADRLNSPEPYATFNLTNSLAAFLAPWLVIALGLALLGWQLRQRASRRFWHRLGIVACAILIAFALALTRSRSAWIGTVVGLGCIAVWWLFAVWCSADEAPVKAAAPRPRSVRWVRWIALAAMLLAMVSAVGVVVLFAVRPELRKPAARSFEVRLDYWRATCRMIADRPWWGVGPGNFGDYYTQYRLPSAWEDVRDPHNFALEIAASAGLPALVLFLAIVAGFAIRLRRRNRAARIVADGEFRTVAIAELVPRLSDGAWWIFGGALVGVWLALRWNLLLGFASWEEEAVVRMAIAGVTWWLLWPWIRDGRLSPWLCGIGMLVLLVALLAVGGITFGGVNETLWLLLALGLNAADSRQAAMALAHGDVGERGERGDGKKSLPWGISVALLVIVVGLWVSQYLTAYEPVLVSQGDLDSARAYAADGNDSQQVQELMQAAEADPLAVEPRRDLAILRFAEWLRGDQQGHRSGPFTSRLIGDFENWMNQALELEPQSASLRAEAGSVWQAIFEISRVPADGRNAVDLCRQAAELYPTGVAIQFELAQTLALTGDTAAAKAAAREALRLDELRPPAERALNDEQRKLAERIISGDNLKLAPWPAPRLGPPLPPGQGRKPR, from the coding sequence ATGGCTCGCCGCCATCGCAAACAACAACGCGACATCGCGACTCCGGCAAGCGGCCAGGCATCCTGGGCCGAAGCGTCTCCCGGCGCGGCGGCAGGATCGGGCGATCGCTTTCGCCATCTGCTGTTGGCCTTGGCTGCCGCGATTCTGGTTGCCCGACCGCTAGTACCCAGCGACGGTGGGCCGTGGATTGGCGATGGCCAGGTTGCCGCCGCGCTTTGGATTGCGCTGGCCGCGTTGTGGGTTGTCCAATCGCTCAGTCGGCCGCGGCTGCAAGTTCGCTTCGGCTGGATCGACGCGGCAGCGGTCGCCTTCAGCGGATGGTGGTCGGTCGCCGCGCTGCGGGGAGCCGTCCATTCGGCGCCGCGGCCATCGATCAACATGCTTTGGGAAGGCGTCGCGACATTGCTCGCGTTTCTGCTGCTGCGGCAATTGGTCGAGCCGGCAGCTTTTTTCGATGCGGCTATTGCTAACGAACACGTTGATGCGAGCACTGGCAAAGCCAGTGGCACACGGCAGGACGCCCCAGGGCAGAGTCGCACAACGCAGACCAGGGCACGGCAGAACAGCGGCCGGGAAACGCGGGCCATGGTCGCCGTGATGATCGCCGTCGGCATGATGCTGGCGGTCGCGGCACTCTACCAATACGTTGTCACGATGCCGGCCAACCGGCAGCGGTTTGTCGAACATCCCGAGGCGATGTTTCGCGAAGCGCAGATGGATGTCCCTGCTCCGGGTACGCAAGCGTATCGCAGCTTTGCCGATCGGCTGAACAGCCCGGAACCGTATGCGACATTCAATCTCACGAATTCGCTGGCGGCGTTTCTCGCCCCCTGGCTGGTGATCGCATTGGGCCTAGCGTTACTTGGCTGGCAGCTGCGGCAACGGGCATCGCGCCGGTTTTGGCACCGCTTGGGCATAGTCGCGTGTGCGATTCTGATTGCATTCGCCTTGGCGCTCACGCGCAGCCGCAGCGCGTGGATTGGGACGGTCGTGGGGCTCGGTTGCATTGCGGTTTGGTGGCTATTCGCGGTTTGGTGCTCCGCCGACGAGGCGCCGGTCAAAGCGGCAGCACCGCGGCCAAGGTCCGTCCGTTGGGTTCGATGGATTGCGCTCGCCGCAATGCTGCTGGCGATGGTTTCGGCGGTCGGCGTTGTCGTCCTCTTCGCGGTGCGACCGGAATTGCGCAAACCGGCCGCTCGTTCGTTCGAAGTGCGGCTCGATTATTGGCGCGCGACGTGTCGGATGATTGCCGATCGACCTTGGTGGGGCGTCGGGCCGGGAAATTTCGGCGATTATTACACGCAGTATCGCCTTCCATCGGCTTGGGAGGATGTGCGCGATCCGCATAATTTCGCCCTGGAAATCGCCGCCAGCGCGGGACTGCCCGCGCTCGTCTTGTTTCTCGCGATCGTCGCCGGCTTTGCCATCCGTCTGCGCCGGCGAAATCGCGCGGCTCGCATCGTCGCCGACGGCGAATTCAGGACGGTTGCAATCGCCGAACTTGTGCCGCGACTATCGGATGGCGCCTGGTGGATCTTCGGCGGCGCGCTGGTCGGAGTGTGGCTCGCGCTGCGATGGAATTTGTTATTAGGTTTTGCAAGTTGGGAGGAAGAGGCGGTCGTGCGGATGGCGATCGCCGGAGTCACCTGGTGGCTGCTCTGGCCATGGATTCGCGACGGCCGGCTTTCGCCATGGCTCTGCGGCATCGGGATGCTGGTGTTGCTCGTTGCCCTGTTGGCCGTCGGCGGAATTACGTTCGGCGGCGTCAATGAAACGCTCTGGCTGCTGCTCGCCCTCGGGCTGAATGCCGCCGATTCCCGGCAAGCGGCGATGGCCCTGGCTCATGGCGACGTCGGCGAACGCGGCGAACGTGGCGACGGCAAAAAATCGCTGCCATGGGGCATAAGCGTGGCGCTGCTCGTGATCGTGGTTGGCCTGTGGGTGTCGCAATATCTGACCGCTTACGAACCGGTGCTCGTATCGCAAGGCGACTTGGATTCCGCCCGGGCGTATGCGGCCGACGGCAACGATTCGCAACAGGTGCAGGAGCTCATGCAGGCCGCCGAGGCCGATCCTCTTGCCGTTGAGCCTCGCAGGGACCTTGCCATATTGCGGTTTGCCGAGTGGCTCCGCGGCGACCAACAAGGGCATCGCAGCGGCCCGTTCACCAGCCGATTGATCGGCGATTTCGAAAACTGGATGAACCAAGCGTTGGAGTTGGAGCCGCAATCCGCCTCCCTGCGAGCCGAGGCCGGCAGCGTTTGGCAGGCGATTTTCGAAATCAGCCGGGTGCCCGCCGACGGGCGCAACGCAGTCGACCTTTGCCGGCAAGCGGCCGAGCTTTATCCGACCGGCGTCGCCATCCAATTCGAATTGGCTCAAACGCTGGCGCTGACCGGCGACACCGCCGCGGCAAAAGCGGCGGCCCGCGAGGCGCTGCGGCTCGACGAACTTCGCCCCCCGGCCGAACGGGCCCTGAACGACGAACAACGCAAGCTGGCCGAGCGTATTATTTCGGGCGATAATCTTAAGCTTGCCCCGTGGCCAGCGCCCCGGCTCGGGCCGCCGCTGCCTCCCGGCCAAGGACGAAAACCGCGGTAG